TTTCTCTTAATAATCCTTAAACTTGTCAAATATactgaaaatatgaatttttatatcAGATAATTATATCAGTATATGCTTATATTTCCTATttcttaaatacaattattgcacTCATTTTctctgataaattattttaattcagtcgaatatttgtttatttatttattcagccaaaacaattataattaatatacctatctgtcatttttagattaaaaatattttttcctactaTGAATTACCTACACACAACTCGATAAATGAACAAGTACAAATTTTATAAGATCAATAATACAATACTCTTAACGAAATGTAGACTGAATGTTCTcgaatatcaaaattaattttttctatgaattctGTAATGAATAAGTCTTCAACATTTTCCAACCCTTTGGAATAAGTGTTGCCTTTATGCATCTTTAaatcaattcataatattatttttacggtGTATACTTAAATCTACAAATTGTCTCCGATGATCATGTAGTTCATAGTTATAAATAAGTTGCATTAAGAAGTGGTTCATGAATTTCACTAGGATATACCTACCATGTAAGTATATgagtttatgtatattaaatattttaaaataaacctattattactaattatataaattaaaattatattaacaaactatatttcttataaaataaatataccaaatataataatgatgaacattaggaatatttattctattttatttaagtactggggttttatttttagtctaaaaagaatgtcatattaaaatcattgagaataatataataactaatattgttaagGTGCCTGGTGCCAATGACatgtaattttgtacacaaaaatacaCTCTATATGGGAATAATGTTCCTgtaaaatcaaccaaattttattttttttttattttgtaacttgtAGAGAGTAATATTCTTTTAACTTTCCTTATCAACCCCCTCTCCCTAAATAAGTATAGGGTAGTAGATTAGTAGAAAAGATTATAATTAaagtgaaaactaaaatataaaatttaattttcaaattttatagaatttcagAAAACTTGAAATACCGGTACCGGGCCCCTTAAACATATtcttttttagatatttagaattctacaatttaaaaatatggttcttagatatatacctacttatactcTATTCCATCTAAGGAGTGAACCACTCGGCTGACCAAAACACGTTTTATCCGCGCATTCCTACCACAATCCGAACATCGGTGAGAGTTTTAAAACAGGCACCAGACGACTGATGACGGCTGTCAATGACTGTCCGCCAATCACAGAACACATAGCCATCGCATGGAGGGTCAGGCTTTGTTCGGTGGCTCAGTCAACATGCGCAAAAGCGGTTCACTCTTAGATAGAACAGAGtatggtattatatacatttttacatataatatatacctattaaaaattaaaatataattagtcaataaaaaaaaaacatttggtaaTACTGTAAtgggtataatttaaattataaatatatatacctaaatattataatatttttactaaaaatatttgaatcgtATATGAaacacttatacattttttacttggCCATTGGCAGGCAACTAGTACTAGACCCTTTTCattcactataaaatatatggtatgTTGAGagatttataatgttatactctCAACGTTTATTAACactgtatttttttgtaatatttattgtagatttaaaaaaaaaaaaacaaaaaaaaaagaagacaaaaaaaaggtttgtaatcttcaaaaaatgttatatttaaaactaatactaTCTTCAtcaggtaaaaaataataaaaaattaaaaaccgataAATCTATATTGACAATACAAAAGCTTTATACTGAGACTTGTGATGACAACGACAAGCATTTGAATAAAGACAAAACAGAGTATTCTAATTTAAGTAAAGgtctgtttttttttgctatgatgttattatttctttattattatttaaattattggtttccatttttAGATGAATTCACAAAAAAGATTCCTATTAGCTAATACTTCAGAAGGCGACTCTTTGTAAGTATCATTAaaggtttaaataataagttacttatttaattttgtgcattatttacattaaaacatttttattgttgtgtatTCCCTGATTTTAATCTTGTGACTGCTCTTTGCACGTTTAAATAAAGTTCTACAGaaatgtacaaacaaataatacatgtattaatatgtaaatgtatattaaaatatttttttattcatagtattgtattttattgttatgcacttagtagatttaaaaaaaagaagaagaaaaagaagcgagataaaataatggtttgttttgacattaaaataaaataatataatatttgatacctataatactgtTTTGTTGTCTTTAGGTGCAAAATGATATAGCTACATTGAAAGTAGAGAAGTTTCATACCTGTGATGACAATAACAAGCATTTTATTAAAGACAAAACAGGATATTCTAATTTAAGCAAaggtctgtttttttttttttgttatgttgttattatttaaagtgtTGGTTTCTATTTTTAGACGAATTCCCAAGAAACATTCCTATTGCTAATACTTCAGAAGGTGACTCATTGTAAGTAtcgttaaaagtttaaattttacttaaacatatacaatcatattttagattcaaaatttaaaattcccaatagttttcacaagcgccgggaaaaacaacataaaaattaaggaaaaatgggaatttttacgcaaaatctgttattgagtaaattaattttggtttttggtgtgacttgaaaacaaatgaccgtagatacatgaaattttcactggttgtttatatttccattttctatacatgatacaattttaaaaatattttgatttgttttgaacattctcagttttcaatttttttagtttttttttctataaatatcaataaaattttatacgttgagccaaaaagtgtaaaaatttactgcaaggctcctgatatattgttgcaatagcagttgaaaaatattaaaaatacataggcacaatttttttttataagcatttgaagttcaaattttgacaaaatttatcaaatttaaaattgaataattattttgtaattaaaaatttataaaatgttcaacttttatatctaaagattgaaaatttaaaacaagattccacgtaagtagtttattctgttaccaaaaaatctaaaaatacataagcacagtatttttaaagtaattttaagttccaatttggacaaaattatatattaaaaacctaggataactattttagttattttgttgtgattgtataatattattcttgggtacttgaaacttctaaagtatactattatatatctatgatagtatcacggtttgttgttgatgtataacgcgttataagtacctaatggatattgtgatatccataatttggaatttattataggtaccttttataggtcaattttttttaataccatagataagtatataatatgtcttaaaccTAGACTcacataccgtctctgctcaggatcgtttttcttatacagtgatattacaacattgaattcaaatttaataacgtccattatacagtgactcatttgtaacctactctacagcagagcaacatccacttgctcacccttttatttattgtacatattatattaaaatattttttatacgaggtattgtattttattgttgtgtgattgtagatttaaaaaaaagaaaaagaaaaagaagggAGATACAAAAATGGTttgttttagtattaaatttaaaatgattagatacctattacctaaaaGTCTGTTATGTTGTCTTTAGGtgcaaaatgataataaatccaAAAAGGATATAGCTACATTGAAAGTAGAGAAGTTTTATACTGAGACCTATTTTGACAATGACAAGCATTTGTATAAATACGAAACAAAGGACAATAATTTCAACAAAGGTCTGTGTTTTTTGTTGCCTTAATGTTTCtgatctatatttttatttgaatattatttgatatatttggtttatttttagaTGAATTGAAAAGAAGGATTTCCATTGGTAATGCTTCAGAAAGTGACTTgttgtaagtacctatcaaTGAAagattaaattgatttatacaatcatatttttatttattgtacatttaatgataaatacttGTTTTGAACTTTGTAGGTTAAAAAAAACGAAGAAAAAGAAGCGAGataaaataatggtttgttttagtattaaatttaaaataattatatacctattagtattACCTAAAATACTGTTATGTTGTCTTTAGgtacaaaatgatgaaaatatgaataatgatatagttACATTGAAAGGAGAAAAGTTTTATGAAACCTGTGATGACAATAACAAGCATTTGTATAAagacaaaatatctaaattaaagaaaggtctgtttttttttttgttgcaatGCAAAGGTACAAATAGTGGGTGGCTGGGGGTGCTTAGCTCATTGAAATTTctatacccccccccctcccagaAACTAACGATttcactattttaataaaagtagtaTAAGAGTATCAATTATAGACCTGATTTACAGCCcccaaaatttaaaacactattTATGCCTATGTTGCAATGATGTTAGTGATCTAtactattattgaattattatttgatatttttgtttaaatttttagatgAATTCACAAGAAGGATTTCCATTGCTAATGCCTCAGAAGGTGACtcgttgtaagtacctattaatgaAAGTTTTCAAgagaatttttatgtaataccaATTGAtgacaatattgatttaatatttttggtgtATTTCAAAAGCTTATAACTATAGCTACATTAAATGTTCTTAAAATTTCAGTATGACTACTTgccatacataataaaatgtttgatatattttgactattataTAGCTGTGagaattattctattttattctatttttttttcaattattttcgagaaataaattttattcaatccaaaaactttattttttaatacaatatctcACATAAGGCGTGTATTTACCAGAAAGTaaagctatttatagccatgattaatgtttgctttttttttatcgtttttaaatttgattatttaccCAAGTATGATGTCCGTAGACTGACATCCTGTCTCtactcataaacatttttcgtatacaaggATTTATCAatggaattcaaatttaacacatacataataataacatactcaACAATTACTGTTCAGCAGAGCAGTAACACACttgtttaccattttttttatatttgattgtattgtattgttatgttgtagatttaaaaaaaaaaagaagaaaaagaagcgagataaaataatggtttgttttagtattaaatttaaaataattatatacctattagtattACCTAAAATACTGTTATGTTGTCTTTAGgtacaaaatgatgaaaatatgaataatgatatagttACATTGAAAGGAGAAAAGTTTTATGAAACCTGTGATGACAATAACAAGCATTTGTATAAagacaaaatatctaaattaaagaaaggtctgtttttttttttgttgcaatGCAAAGGTACAAATAGTGGGTGGCTGGGGGTGCTTAGCTCATTGAAATTTCTATACCCCCCCCTCCCAGAAACTAACGATttcactattttaataaaagtattctaAGAGTATCAATTATAGACCTGATTTACAGCCcccaaaatttaaaacactattTATGCCTATGTTGCAATGATGTTAGTGATCTAtactattattgaattattatttgatatttttgtttaaatttttagatgAATTCACAAGAAGGATTTCCATTGCTAATGCCTCAGAAGGTGACtcgttgtaagtacctattaatgaAAGTTTTCAAgagaatttttatgtaataccaATTGAtgacaatattgatttaatatttttggtgtATTTCAAAAGCTTATAACTATAGCTACATTAAATGTTCTTAAAATTTCAGTATGACTACTTgccatacataataaaatgtttgatatattttgactattataTAGCTGTGagaattattctattttattctatttttttttcaattattttcgagaaataaattttattcaatccaaaaactttattttttaatacaatatctcACATAAGGCGTGTATTTACCAGAAAGTaaagctatttatagccatgattaatgtttgctttttttttatcgtttttaaatttgattatttaccCAAGTATGATGTCCGTAGACTGACATCCTGTCTCtactcataaacatttttcgtatacaaggATTTATCAatggaattcaaatttaacacatacataataataacatactcaACAATTACTGTTCAGCAGAGCAGTAACACACttgtttaccattttttttatatttgattgtattgtattgttatgttgtagatttaaaaaaaaaaagaagaaaaagaagcgagataaaataatggtttgttttagtattaaatttaaaataattatatacctattagtattACCTAAAATACTGTTATGTTGTCTTTAGgtacaaaatgatgaaaatatgaataatgatatagttACATTGAAAGGAGAAAAGTTTTATGAAACCTGTGATGACAATAACAAGCATTTGTATAAagacaaaatatctaaattaaagaaaggtctgtttttttttttgttgcaatGCAAAGGTACAAATAGTGGGTGGCTGGGGGTGCTTAGCTCATTGAAATTTctatacccccccccctcctatAAACTAACGATttcactattttaataaaagtagtaTAAGAGTATCAATTATAGACCTGATTTACAGCCcccaaaatttaaaacactattTATGCCTATGTTGCAATGATGTTAGTGATCTAtactattattgaattattatttgatatttttgtttaaatttttagatgAATTCACAAGAAGGATTTCCATTGCTAATGCCTCAGAAGGTGACtcgttgtaagtacctattaatgaAAGTTTTCAAgagaatttttatgtaataccaATTGAtgacaatattgatttaatatttttggtgtATTTCAAAAGCTTATAACTATAGCTACATTAAATGttcttaaaatttcaatatgacTACTTgccatacataataaaatgtttgatatattttgactattataTAGCTGTGagaattattctattttattctatttttttttcaattattttcgagaaataaattttattcaatccaaaaactttattttttaatataatatctcacaTAAGGCGTGTATTTACCAGAAAGTAAatctatttatagccatgattaatgtttgcttttttttatcgtttttaaatttgattatttaccCAAGTATGATGTCCGTAGACTGACATCCTGTCTCTACTcataatcatttttcgtatacaaggATTTATCAatggaattcaaatttaacacatacatgaTAATAACATACTCAACAATTACTGTTCAGCAGAGCAGTAACACttgtttaccattttttttttatacatgattgtattgtattgttgttgtagatttaaaaaaaaaaagaagaaaaagaatggagataaaaaaatggtttgttttgacataaaaattaaaaaatattaggtataagatGTTTATGTTGTCTTTAGGTAGAAAAgaataaatttttgaaaaacgatAAAGCTACATTGAAAGTTGAACAATTTTGTAATGAGACCTGTGATGACAATgtcaagtatttaaataaaatcaatataagtGCATCCAATTTAAATAAAGGTGGGTAATTTTTGTAACCATGatgttaatatcatattaatatttaatgtgttattaCCGTTTAACAACAAAGATTCAAATTGCAAATGCTTCAGAAGATGATGAAGAATTGGCATTGTAAGtatctaaaaaagttaattacttattaatatttatactgccGGCCACCGAGAGGCTGCTACTGGGCGACGACTAAAACTCATCCGATCTCTCGCATTCTCACCACTAAATCTGCCCGTATGCTGGCCGCTTCCACCACCACTGTCGTTGCTACAGCTATATGGTAGAGTGGGATAAAATTGGGTACGAGAACGCGGAGCTCGATCATTTGGATGCGCCAACGAGTAGCCCTCTCTCGGTGGAGGCAGTaaagtatcattattatttagttaatattataaaattatataaatcatacaataatattgataattaagttatttaattttgtttattgtatacattaaacattttttttaaatttatacattggGCTCTCATCTAATCTTAGGTGTTAATTTATCCTaaacaataaattttataatatatcattttcagTTCCAAATTTAGACATTCGCaccaattgtaaaaaataattgtccTACCCATCGGGAAAATGGGAAATAGAACTGCATGAACTTTTTAGATTTCGAGCAAAGAAAATAATCTATGTTTgcttgttattaaatattagttaataattgcatgtttattattttagttcattGTTTAGTGAATTATTGTCTTTTTGGTTTAGGTTAAAAAGTCCATTAAAAAAGtccaagaaaaaaaagaaaaaatctaaggtatttgttttattattttaattatttatactcttgtaatttatttgaattataagaaatatatgttAAGTGTTGATAAAGGCAGATTTTGAAAGGTATTGGTCATCTATAGGGCAGATGgtttgtagcatttgcatatttgcaCAGTCAAAAAATAGCTGTGTACGACACAAATACTTTCGTgctttaatcattttattaatatttggtcgaagttttcatttattattttcacaaccAAAATAATGTTGATCTCAATATTAATATGGTTGTTGGCTGTTCCCAGACACATGTTTTTCCTAGAAACACGTCTCgagagtaaacattttaaactgaaatattttttaaaatattgaagaaatatCTGAAAACccctacattaaaataatttaatacttattgtaACTTActacttgaaatttaaataaaatatattcattaaaataataggttaggttaggtatttacagaaaaaatgcttattttgtattcaaaaatattcatattaaaatgcatattttatatatttaagtgcatatttggtgtttttttagagctacaagtcctctgcccTGGACTCGtcaatataaaagaaataaacatgctgagatttatatttatattcttaaaaatttaattttagatggcAATAAAAGAAGATACTGAGTTGTCAAAATACaaatctatacaaaaaaatcttaaaaatatggaagacctgaaaaaatatataatatctgaaGAGCAGTCAAATGAGATTCACAATGGTAAAATTTGCATCTTACAAATATCTtctgaaataaatgttttagaaACTTCTATTACTGCCTATTAACACAACTAAAGTCCCATAAGATATTAACTGATTTTggaataatttcatattttaaatatctagtaGTATATCAATGctcaaattgtattgtattatgctGTCTACATAAAAATTTAGATTTGAGTAAAAAGTTTAGTTTAAGacatattaaaagtaatgaacATATTCGATAGATCCTCACTTATCAAAATGATATGAGGTTAGGGTTTgactaaaaattgaaacaacATAGTATGAATGCATAAATGTATCTATAtctatttaatttctaatttctaaatacTTTTAGTGTTATTTTATCGCATATATATTGTAGCTATCAAAATCATGTtgagtattttgtattatagtcCAGTCAAATTAGACAAAAAAAGGGGTTCAGCTCGGAAAAATTCCCACCTAGCTGAATTTTGGTACACATCTTTATTACATCGTTGTAAACAATGTGTAAAAAGTTTACCTCGATATCATGTACGCGTTAAAGGTTATTCGAGGTCAAAGGTCACGGAATTGGCCATTTTTAATATCTCGTTTTTTACTGGTCGTACAAAAGTTTCAGATACAAATTGCAGAGGACAAAATTATctacaaaattgtaatatgtatatatccaATCGCACTTGcggtatacaaattttaatgtttactatacaaaattacattaatatataatattatattataataacgataataaaaataaattcgtttCCACACCACCATTGAGGAtagtgcgtttttttttttcatggtttCCCTGGTAGGCCTAGTCCATATAgtgaacaataattgttaaacaattattataggtatcatagTTATCTAATCGTCAAaacaaagtaataaatattacatttaaatcattattaatcatCAACATCGCTCTCGTCTTCATGCATTTCTTCTTCTTCGTCATTTTTATCGGGTGGTAACATTGTCATTATAAGCTccaaaacattgttattaattatccaCCCCCACTTTTCCGGGGTACCAAATTTGTACCTGGTAATAAACtcgtaatatacatataaccattttgtagataattttgtcttctacaatttttgtttgagACTTTTTATTGTACAAACAGTATAAAGCGAGATATTTACGCAAAGCCTAATTGTTTTTAGtggaaaaatcatatttcattaaaagtgTACACTTTGTTGGCCTTATAACGGAAAAACTATAAACTTGACGTGAAAATATCAGAAGACCATTTTTGTAGATAATTACCTCCTCTACAATTTGTatccaaaacttttttttgtacgaCCAATAAAAaacaagatattaaaaaaaaggccAATTTGGTGACCTTTTACCTCAAATAACCTTAAACGCGTACATGATAATGAGGTTGACTTTACACATTGCTTACAACGATGTAATAAAGATGTGTACCAAAATTCTGTTAGGTGGGAATTTTTCCAAGCTGAAAACCTAATTTGACTGGACTATTAACAAATGGAAAAGGGAAAAGAaagtgtatatattaaattcttatgtatgttttaatttttagtatatataatattattgataaattgtaattgttttcgGACACAAACTATttcaatattagttttattttaatgatagtaattatttcattttttttttttttttgatcatgaAGCCTGGCAACTATGGCCCTTagctgtttgtttttgtttgtagggaAGGAAATTGTAGGtttgtaaacacgtgtgtttttggtttagcagattttttagtgAGCACCTGTAGGTATCTGCATGCtcgggtgggggatggcagcatttctctccggacaccgtgacttgcccgaagaaaaatgccatcCACGGCCAGGT
This is a stretch of genomic DNA from Acyrthosiphon pisum isolate AL4f chromosome A3, pea_aphid_22Mar2018_4r6ur, whole genome shotgun sequence. It encodes these proteins:
- the LOC100169143 gene encoding uncharacterized protein LOC100169143 (The RefSeq protein has 2 substitutions, 1 frameshift compared to this genomic sequence); this encodes MDTRTEDFVTIASIIKREIQKRKKHKTPKDELINYLPISNASAEDETELILFKKNKTKKKEDKKKVKNNKKLKNDKSILTIQKLYTETCDDNDKHLNKDKTEYSNLSKDEFTKKIPIANTSEGDSFRFKKKKKKKKRDKIMVQNDIATLKVEKFHTCDDNNKHFIKDKTGYSNLSKVSIFR